A DNA window from Salvelinus sp. IW2-2015 linkage group LG4q.1:29, ASM291031v2, whole genome shotgun sequence contains the following coding sequences:
- the LOC111961024 gene encoding zinc finger protein 536-like: MALLANQLMDSARVLNGINGRVDHLPQFLRVQNQGHMTHVNVTQEDTHKNRKYPCPLCGKRFRFNSILSLHMRTHTGEKPFKCPYCDHRAAQKGNLKIHLRTHKQGNLGKGRGRIREENRLLHELEERAILRDRHIRGGIGGLTQPPPPHIPHTQLQQPQPASTTTQLPLTCTGPGPVETFSLPSVSPKMTTTGQEDHTQAQPSAGFRCSFCKGKFRKQQELERHIRILHKPYKCTLCEYAASQEEELISHVETAHITSVSAQSQSSAVGSLKPPGGEFPCKVCGQTFSQAWFLKGHMRKHKDSFEHCCQICSRRFKEPWFLKNHMKVHLNKLSAKTKQLPADPQVSVTMARVVQDAHYTNLYSQYISSLHSRFLSAEKAGQSEFQQILATAGIGMKVKEMLGKMLAPGHDSLTEGDNNHSLLGLNHLAPPLSSSNVEYQPQAPANESNNLKSYPGWQVMAPGLAVDQVDLYTAKEQQRAYQAGWRVSDERRAPVCNPETQAISRSSSPGLSHILEXSSIGPDLSQTGSTQDNSSLPSSVSGKEKSYSCTSSDYISAQSASLSYHLEGYHPNQHPQWNQDTMDNRAPSSPQTPNPKDRSPTSGLYSGMEGTDENRRNPGTLQMDRPPNLPNPSNLNLHRAYGGPPAMEDNSVNPQGLHQSIQTFINGLTSSILRGGRKRRARGGRVSPPGGGQGSSEGEYGVGVRGSDWDSEGEAGAGGSAVTPRTRKSQYEPLDLSLRPDWVLSSQPGSGGLTGLFQQHSSFSSNSNGLQAGQHTARSDTGSDLEMPIEQEDAHTYDSSAHNGECTLERPVFNKEEEEEDLNKWRMMKSSSNEAGLSEEMTEMMVGVPQGPSEAPQCTQGKQGQWGRSVIQPLLSPLELLKPGQTPHHYLHPHRNLSVLWSFSGQNHTFLNDNEESLNGGGGGPMKRADTSSESPSLCPMNDVNCTSGS; the protein is encoded by the exons ATGGCACTGCTAGCCAATCAGCTGATGGATTCAGCCAGGGTTCTAAATGGCATCAATGGGAGGGTGGATCACCTTCCACAGTTCCTGAGGGTACAGAACCAGGGTCACATGACCCATGTCAACGTCACCCAGGAAGACACGCACAagaacaggaagtacccgtgcccACTGTGTGGCAAGCGCTTCCGCTTCAACAGCATCTTGTCACtgcacatgcgcacgcacactgGCGAGAAGCCCTTTAAGTGCCCTTACTGTGACCACAGGGCAGCGCAGAAGGGCAACCTCAAGATCCACTTACGTACTCACAAGCAGGGCAACCTTGGGAAAGGCCGTGGCCGGATCAGAGAGGAGAACAGGCTACTCCACGAGCTGGAGGAGAGGGCCATCCTGAGGGACAGGCACATCAGGGGTGGTATAGGTGGTCTGACCCAGCCACCACCACCCCACATCCCCCATACCCAGCTCCAGCAGCCACAGCCTGCTTCTACCACCACCCAGCTCCCCTTGACTTGCACAGGCCCTGGCCCTGTGGAGACCTTTTCACTGCCATCTGTCTCCCCCAAGATGACCACCACAGGCCAGGAGGATCACACACAGGCTCAGCCTTCCGCAGGGTTCCGCTGCTCCTTCTGCAAAGGAAAGTTCAGGAAGCAGCAGGAGCTGGAGCGCCACATCCGTATCCTCCACAAGCCATACAAGTGCACCCTGTGTGAGTACGCGGCCTCCCAGGAGGAGGAGCTCATCAGCCACGTAGAGACGGCCCACATCACCTCCGTGTCAGCCCAAAGTCAGAGTTCCGCGGTGGGCAGCTTGAAGCCCCCTGGTGGGGAGTTCCCCTGCAAGGTGTGTGGTCAGACCTTCAGCCAGGCCTGGTTTCTCAAGGGACACATGCGGAAGCACAAGGACTCATTCGAGCACTGCTGCCAGATCTGTAGCCGGCGCTTCAAAGAACCCTGGTTCCTCAAGAACCACATGAAGGTTCACCTTAACAAGCTGTCTGCTAAGACCAAGCAGCTTCCTGCTGACCCTCAGGTATCTGTTACCATGGCTAGAGTAGTCCAGGACGCCCACTACACAAACCTCTACTCCCAGTACATCTCAAGCCTCCACAGCAGGTTCCTCTCTGCGGAGAAAGCGGGCCAGTCGGAGTTCCAGCAGATCCTTGCCACAGCAGGCATCGGGATGAAGGTGAAGGAGATGCTGGGTAAGATGCTGGCACCAGGACATGATTCACTGACGGAGGGTGATAATAATCACTCTTTGTTGGGTTTGAATCATCTGGCGCCTCCCCTGAGTTCGAGCAATGTGGAGTATCAACCACAAGCTCCTGCCAACGAGAGCAACAACCTCAAAAGCTACCCAGGCTGGCAGGTCATGGCACCAGGACTGGCTGTAGATCAAGTGGACCTATACACAGCTAAAGAACAGCAGCGGGCCTACCAGGCTGGGTGGAGGGTGTCAGATGAGCGACGAGCGCCTGTGTGCAACCCAGAGACCCAGGCTATTAGTAGGAGTAGTAGCCCAGGTCTGAGCCATATCTTGGAGGASAGCTCCATAGGACCAGACCTCTCTCAGACTGGCAGTACCCAGGATAACAGCAGCCTACCCTCCTCAGTCTCAG GTAAGGAGAAGTCCTACAGCTGTACCTCCAGTGACTACATCAGTGCCCAGTCAGCCTCTCTCAGTTACCATCTAGAGGGCTACCACCCCAACCAACACCCCCAGTGGAACCAGGACACCATGGACAACAGAGCCCCCTCGTCCCCACAGACCCCAAACCCCAAGGACCGGAGCCCTACTTCTGGCCTCTACAGTGGGATGGAAGGCACTGATGAGAACCGGAGAAACCCAGGTACACTGCAAATGGACAGGCCTCCCAACCTGCCCAACCCTTCCAACCTAAACCTACACCGGGCCTATGGAGGACCTCCAGCTATGGAGGATAACAGTGTGAACCCACAGGGTCTTCATCAATCCATACAGACCTTCATCAATGGCCTGACATCCAGCATTCTGAGAGGTGGTAGAAAGAGGAGAGCAAGGGGAGGGAGGGTCAGCCCTCCCGGGGGAGGACAGGGGAGCTCTGAGGGGGagtatggtgttggagtcagggGGAGTGACTGGGACAGTGAGGGGGAGGCAGGTGCTGGTGGCTCTGCAGTCACACCCAGGACCAGGAAGTCCCAGTATGAGCCTCTGGATTTGTCGCTCAGGCCAGACTGGGTGCTGTCGTCACAGCCTGGTTCAGGGGGATTGACTGGGTTATTCCAGCAGCACAGCTCCTTCTCCTCAAATAGCAATGGGCTGCAGGCTGGACAACACACAGCCCGGTCTGACACTGGTAGTGACCTGGAGATGCCTATAGAGCAGGAGGACGCACACACTTATGACTCATCAGCTCACAATGGGGAGTGTACACTGGAGAGACCTGTGTTTaacaaagaggaggaagaagaggacctCAACAAGTGGAGGATGATGAAGAGTAGCAGCAACGAAGCAGGGCTGAGTGAGGAGATGACAGAGATGATGGTTGGTGTTCCCCAGGGGCCCAGTGAGGCCCCTCAGTGTACCCAAGGGAAGCAGGGCCAGTGGGGCAGGTCGGTCatccagcctctcctctctcctctggagCTGTTGAAGCCAGGGCAGACTCCTCACCACTACCTCCATCCCCACAGGAACCTCTCAGTCCTCTGGTCCTTCAGTGGCCAGAATCACACGTTCCTCAATGACAATGAAGAGAGCTTGAATGGTGGAGGGGGAGGGCCAATGAAGAGAGCAGATACTTCAAgtgagtctccctctctctgcccaatGAATGATGTCAACTGTACCTCTGGTTCCTAA